Proteins found in one Nitrospinota bacterium genomic segment:
- a CDS encoding DUF1957 domain-containing protein gives MSAPKGYLSLILHAHLPYVRHPEYDDFLEEDWLFEAITETYAPLIEVFDGLVRDGVHFRITMSMSPSLISMLVDPLLQQRYLRHLNKLIELANKEIERTRFEPQFNDLAKMYHWKLTKTRELFAQRYRCNLVTAFKEFQDKGVLEVITVGATHGFLPLMQSVPNAVRAQIRVAAQHYEKHFGRRPRGIWLPECAYHPGVESLLKEEGIRWFVVDTHGVLHAAPRPKYGVYAPVYTPAGVAAFARDVESSKQVWSSVEGYPGDYDYREFYRDVGYDLDFEYVRPYIQPNGLRKMTGLKYYKITGVSNHKEPYNQYAALEKAASHAGNFMYNREKQIEHLHGVMGGKPPIIVAPYDAELYGHWWYEGPEWINFLLRKINYDQNVFKTITPSEYLQEFPRNQVCQPPMCSWGYKGYNEVWLEGSNDWVYPHLTRAAERMVTLAQQHRNTANGKERLLNQAARELLLAQASDWAFIMKTGTMVEYAVKRTNDHISRFNRLADQTDSGQVDYEWLERIESLDNIFPEIDFRVYA, from the coding sequence ATGAGCGCCCCCAAAGGATACCTGTCGCTGATCCTCCACGCGCACCTGCCCTATGTGCGCCACCCGGAATACGACGACTTCCTGGAAGAAGACTGGCTGTTTGAAGCGATCACCGAAACTTACGCCCCGCTCATCGAGGTGTTTGACGGGCTGGTGCGCGACGGCGTTCACTTTCGCATCACCATGTCGATGAGTCCTTCGCTGATATCGATGCTTGTCGACCCGTTGCTGCAACAGCGCTACCTGCGCCACCTGAACAAACTTATAGAGCTTGCCAACAAGGAGATTGAGCGGACCCGCTTCGAGCCGCAATTCAACGACCTGGCGAAAATGTACCACTGGAAATTGACCAAGACGCGGGAACTCTTCGCCCAGCGCTACCGCTGCAACCTGGTGACCGCCTTCAAGGAATTCCAGGACAAAGGGGTGCTGGAAGTCATCACGGTGGGAGCCACCCACGGCTTTCTGCCGCTAATGCAGAGCGTACCGAATGCCGTCCGCGCCCAGATACGGGTGGCGGCGCAACATTACGAAAAACATTTCGGGCGGCGCCCGCGCGGTATCTGGTTGCCGGAATGCGCCTATCACCCCGGCGTGGAAAGCCTCCTGAAAGAGGAAGGCATCCGCTGGTTCGTGGTGGATACCCACGGTGTATTGCATGCCGCGCCGCGGCCGAAATACGGCGTCTACGCGCCGGTCTACACCCCCGCGGGCGTGGCCGCCTTCGCGCGCGACGTGGAAAGCAGCAAGCAGGTCTGGAGTTCCGTTGAAGGCTATCCCGGCGATTACGATTACCGCGAATTTTACCGCGACGTGGGGTACGACCTCGACTTCGAGTATGTGCGCCCCTACATCCAGCCGAACGGGCTGCGGAAAATGACCGGCCTCAAATATTACAAGATCACCGGCGTGAGCAACCACAAAGAGCCGTACAACCAGTACGCCGCCCTTGAAAAGGCCGCGTCGCACGCGGGGAACTTCATGTACAACCGCGAGAAGCAGATCGAACACCTGCACGGGGTGATGGGGGGCAAACCGCCCATCATCGTCGCCCCGTACGACGCGGAACTGTACGGCCACTGGTGGTACGAAGGGCCGGAGTGGATAAACTTCCTGCTGCGGAAGATCAACTACGACCAGAATGTTTTCAAGACCATTACGCCGTCGGAATACCTGCAGGAATTCCCGCGCAACCAGGTCTGCCAGCCGCCGATGTGCTCGTGGGGCTACAAAGGGTACAACGAGGTCTGGCTGGAAGGAAGCAACGACTGGGTCTACCCGCACCTTACCCGGGCCGCCGAGCGGATGGTAACCCTGGCGCAACAACACCGGAACACCGCCAACGGCAAGGAACGGCTGCTGAACCAGGCGGCGCGCGAACTGCTGCTGGCGCAGGCATCCGACTGGGCCTTTATCATGAAGACCGGCACGATGGTCGAATACGCCGTGAAGCGGACCAACGACCACATCTCGCGCTTCAACCGCTTGGCCGACCAGACGGATAGCGGGCAGGTCGATTACGAATGGCTTGAGCGGATCGAATCGCTGGACAACATTTTTCCGGAGATCGATTTCCGGGTATACGCGTAA
- a CDS encoding ATP citrate lyase produces MAKLLEGPAMGLFQKWGINVPHHVVISDPAQLDTLAAANPWMTNTKMVAKAHEALGGRFKLGLVKMNLDLAGVKAAAKEILAREVDGMKITQVIVAEMVEHTEEYYLCVKSVREGAEILMAKFGGIEVESNWDKVQRNFVEVGEKSAPGQCTELAKRCGFTGDIAQKMAACAHSLFDMFDNEDGQYIEINPVVVDKKTGNVVALDAVTMLDGDARFRHKDWNFNWAAEFGRAYTEAEKEIMEIDSKVKGSVKLIEIPGGEVALLPAGGGASVFYSDAVVNLGGTIANYSEYSGDPPGWAVQALTERVAALPGIKHIIVGGAIANFTDVKVTFQGIIAGFRIARDKGLLKGVKIWVRRGGPNEAIGLAAMRELKNEGFDIEVFDRYTPLTDIVDMALGKKKV; encoded by the coding sequence GTGGCCAAATTGTTAGAAGGCCCCGCAATGGGACTGTTCCAGAAGTGGGGCATTAACGTACCCCATCATGTGGTCATCTCGGATCCCGCCCAGCTTGATACACTGGCGGCGGCCAATCCGTGGATGACAAACACCAAGATGGTGGCCAAGGCGCACGAAGCGCTTGGCGGCCGATTCAAACTGGGCTTGGTGAAAATGAACCTCGATCTGGCCGGGGTAAAGGCCGCCGCGAAGGAGATTTTGGCGCGCGAAGTCGACGGCATGAAGATAACGCAGGTCATCGTGGCCGAGATGGTGGAACACACCGAGGAATACTACCTGTGCGTTAAATCCGTGCGCGAAGGGGCCGAAATCCTGATGGCCAAGTTCGGCGGCATCGAGGTTGAATCCAACTGGGACAAGGTGCAGCGGAATTTCGTGGAAGTCGGCGAAAAGTCGGCGCCGGGACAATGCACCGAGCTTGCCAAACGATGCGGTTTCACCGGCGACATCGCGCAAAAGATGGCCGCATGCGCGCATTCGCTTTTTGACATGTTTGACAACGAAGACGGGCAGTATATAGAGATAAATCCCGTCGTTGTGGACAAGAAAACCGGCAACGTGGTGGCGCTGGACGCCGTGACCATGTTGGACGGCGACGCCCGCTTCCGCCACAAGGACTGGAATTTCAACTGGGCGGCGGAATTCGGCCGCGCCTACACCGAAGCGGAAAAAGAGATCATGGAAATCGATTCCAAAGTGAAGGGATCGGTGAAACTGATTGAAATCCCCGGCGGTGAAGTGGCGCTGCTCCCCGCGGGCGGCGGCGCATCGGTGTTCTACTCCGACGCGGTGGTGAACCTCGGCGGCACCATAGCGAACTATTCCGAATATTCCGGCGATCCGCCAGGATGGGCCGTGCAAGCGCTGACTGAACGGGTCGCCGCCCTCCCCGGCATCAAACACATCATCGTCGGCGGCGCCATCGCCAACTTCACCGACGTGAAGGTGACGTTCCAGGGAATCATCGCGGGCTTCCGTATCGCCAGGGACAAGGGGCTCCTCAAAGGCGTGAAGATTTGGGTGCGCCGCGGCGGCCCGAACGAGGCCATCGGCCTCGCCGCCATGCGTGAACTGAAAAACGAGGGCTTCGATATTGAAGTGTTCGACCGCTATACCCCGCTGACCGACATCGTCGACATGGCGCTCGGCAAGAAGAAAGTCTGA
- a CDS encoding DUF4912 domain-containing protein encodes MEKLNKAKLAKQTKEELARLGKVYSLTLKATLSKDEMMAAILKADKKAAPAKNGVVAKKTVTAGKSGSKAPAAKKSAAKAAASEKAEVISAPKAAAPIKTKSIATNAARPVSPPSPKAGLAANFSSAKVKTTVSPSPKYRAGEEEVVEESKYHVAQTQEHLEAATIPDRYEDNRIVLLARDPYWGHTFWDLHPNLPADTAARNGTNLGECHFALRVYDVTDVSFNGRNAHKHFDIGVHGLKNSWYVNVPEEDRAWVAEIGLKSRKGEFFMMARSNVIMMGRGSVSNRTDEDWMIADDDFWKMYALSGGFQARGSSMSIDMQEQMRQRLSGETSSGAVSSFAGSPTRPTRKPDQFWFRLDCELIVYGATEPDANVTLAGQTMQLRPDGTFTARFALPDGIQIIEAKAVSANRRFEKTITPTVSRGTTVLQNRPELKEETEE; translated from the coding sequence ATGGAAAAATTAAATAAAGCAAAACTGGCGAAACAAACCAAGGAAGAACTGGCCCGTCTGGGAAAGGTTTACAGCCTTACCCTAAAAGCCACTCTCTCCAAGGATGAGATGATGGCGGCGATCCTTAAAGCCGACAAAAAGGCCGCTCCGGCCAAGAACGGAGTTGTTGCCAAGAAAACGGTGACCGCCGGCAAGAGCGGGAGCAAAGCTCCCGCGGCTAAGAAAAGCGCAGCCAAGGCCGCCGCTTCTGAGAAAGCCGAAGTAATATCCGCCCCCAAGGCGGCCGCCCCCATAAAAACAAAATCAATTGCCACAAACGCGGCAAGGCCTGTATCCCCCCCCTCTCCCAAAGCAGGTCTTGCCGCAAATTTTTCCTCCGCCAAGGTTAAAACGACCGTTTCACCGTCGCCGAAATACCGTGCCGGAGAAGAAGAAGTAGTGGAAGAGAGCAAGTACCATGTCGCCCAAACACAGGAACACCTTGAAGCGGCAACCATTCCCGACCGCTACGAAGACAACCGTATCGTCCTGCTGGCGCGCGACCCCTATTGGGGCCACACCTTCTGGGATCTGCATCCGAACCTGCCAGCCGATACCGCCGCCCGAAACGGCACCAATCTGGGCGAATGCCACTTCGCCCTGCGGGTGTACGACGTAACCGATGTCTCCTTCAACGGCCGCAACGCCCACAAGCATTTCGACATCGGCGTACACGGCCTCAAAAACAGCTGGTACGTCAATGTGCCGGAAGAAGACCGCGCCTGGGTGGCCGAAATCGGCCTGAAAAGCCGCAAGGGCGAGTTCTTCATGATGGCCCGCTCGAATGTCATCATGATGGGGCGCGGCTCCGTCTCCAACCGGACGGATGAGGATTGGATGATAGCCGACGATGATTTTTGGAAAATGTACGCCCTGAGCGGCGGTTTCCAGGCCCGCGGCTCCTCGATGAGCATCGATATGCAGGAGCAGATGCGCCAGCGTCTTTCGGGTGAAACCAGCTCCGGCGCGGTGAGCAGCTTCGCCGGCTCGCCGACGCGCCCCACGCGGAAACCGGATCAATTCTGGTTCCGCCTTGACTGCGAACTGATCGTTTACGGGGCGACCGAGCCGGACGCCAACGTGACGCTGGCCGGCCAGACCATGCAACTGCGCCCTGACGGCACTTTCACCGCCCGTTTCGCGCTGCCGGACGGCATACAAATAATCGAGGCCAAGGCGGTCTCGGCCAACCGGAGATTTGAAAAGACCATCACCCCCACGGTTTCCCGCGGCACCACGGTGCTGCAGAACCGCCCGGAACTGAAAGAGGAAACCGAAGAATGA
- a CDS encoding divergent polysaccharide deacetylase family protein, whose amino-acid sequence MKKKPAPARRRMGVLPVLVIVFFAGGVFAAWLIARYHAAPVEKKIAAPYSAGRNADAGAAAVAPPPAMPPKPGERGKRLAIIIDDIGLRRDPVEKLLAAGIPLTFSVMPDQPRTKELAAEIAAAGQEVMLHLPMEPENDRINNPGAGALLVTEPDEDIRAAIRHDLGQVPQAKGVNNHMGSLFTRDERKMEVVLAELKARNLYFVDSLTAPTSVGHAVARRLGLKSAARRVFLDNDPSAEAIAQHLRLAIGLAVKEGAVVAIGHPYPATVAAIEKLKDELVKAGVTPVFASQVVR is encoded by the coding sequence ATGAAAAAGAAACCCGCCCCCGCCCGCCGCCGCATGGGGGTTTTGCCGGTACTGGTGATCGTGTTTTTCGCGGGGGGGGTATTCGCCGCCTGGCTGATCGCCCGCTATCACGCCGCGCCGGTTGAAAAAAAGATCGCCGCCCCGTATTCAGCCGGGCGGAACGCCGATGCGGGCGCCGCCGCCGTAGCCCCGCCACCCGCCATGCCGCCGAAGCCGGGGGAACGCGGCAAGCGGCTGGCCATCATCATCGATGACATAGGCCTTCGGCGCGACCCGGTGGAAAAGCTGCTGGCGGCGGGCATCCCGCTCACCTTCAGCGTGATGCCGGATCAGCCGCGCACCAAAGAGCTTGCCGCCGAAATCGCCGCGGCCGGGCAGGAGGTGATGCTCCACCTGCCGATGGAGCCGGAAAACGACCGGATAAACAATCCCGGCGCGGGGGCGCTGCTGGTGACGGAGCCGGATGAAGACATTCGCGCCGCCATAAGGCATGATCTGGGGCAGGTGCCGCAGGCGAAAGGGGTCAACAATCACATGGGCAGTCTTTTCACGCGGGATGAGCGGAAGATGGAAGTGGTGCTGGCGGAGTTGAAAGCGCGCAACCTGTATTTCGTCGACAGCCTTACCGCCCCAACGAGCGTCGGCCATGCTGTCGCCCGGCGGCTCGGGCTGAAGAGCGCCGCGCGCCGCGTTTTTTTGGATAACGACCCCAGCGCGGAAGCGATCGCCCAACACCTCCGGCTCGCCATCGGGTTGGCCGTTAAAGAGGGGGCGGTGGTGGCGATAGGCCACCCGTATCCGGCAACGGTGGCGGCGATTGAAAAGCTGAAGGACGAACTCGTCAAGGCCGGGGTAACGCCGGTTTTCGCGTCGCAGGTGGTGCGCTGA
- a CDS encoding ATP citrate lyase gives MAIVANDNTKVVILGGQAAVNAARRMGEFCHLCRLPFYVEAFVYPPDAGKTYDIPVGSQIVAVPIYATLGEATAAHGGINTALVYIGPARAAAAAMEAMDNPNIKSISMITEGVPEKDAKLMIKKAKKTGKLLNGPSAIGIMSAGKARLGVIGGEYNNLILSKLYRQGSFGVITKSGGLSNEIMWIISQFADGITTAIGIGGDSYPVTDFVDYLELFEKDPDTKAVVIVGEMGGNLEEGAAAWLAAKPRRIKLIGVVGGFCQEKLPKGMKFGHAGAKEGAHGEGSARSKAEALKKAGAIVPETFGALGPAIKKVYEDLKAVGQTTKVEDLAPSELPQLPRKVEEGLKSGTIAVEPLFKNTITDDRGEEPLYCGYAASELINEGYDIPHVIGLLWNKKLPTPLEAELIKRIIILSADHGPAVSGAFGTILAACAGIGLPQSVAAGMIMIGPRFGGAVTDAAVYMDYGLRNYPNDVPGFLAYMKKEVGPVPGIGHRVKSLKNPDKRVEEIIRFVRENKITSPRLDYALKVQAITTTKKDNLILNVDGTIGCVLLDMGYPVDSLNGFFMLARTIGMIGHWIDQKRNQGRLIRMYNYLINWAVTPRRPVPKLPKK, from the coding sequence ATGGCTATTGTAGCAAATGATAATACGAAGGTCGTGATACTCGGCGGCCAGGCCGCCGTCAACGCCGCGCGCCGCATGGGGGAATTCTGCCACCTTTGCCGCCTCCCGTTCTATGTCGAAGCGTTCGTCTATCCGCCGGACGCCGGCAAAACCTACGACATCCCGGTGGGCAGCCAGATCGTGGCGGTGCCGATTTATGCCACGCTGGGCGAGGCAACCGCCGCGCACGGCGGCATCAACACCGCGCTGGTCTACATCGGCCCGGCCCGCGCCGCGGCGGCCGCGATGGAAGCGATGGACAACCCGAACATCAAATCGATCTCCATGATCACCGAAGGGGTGCCGGAGAAAGACGCCAAGCTGATGATCAAGAAAGCCAAGAAGACCGGCAAGCTGCTCAACGGCCCCTCGGCCATCGGCATCATGTCCGCCGGCAAGGCCCGGCTGGGCGTGATCGGCGGCGAGTACAACAACCTGATCCTTTCGAAGCTCTACCGCCAAGGCTCGTTCGGCGTCATCACCAAGTCGGGCGGCCTCTCGAACGAAATCATGTGGATCATCTCGCAGTTCGCCGACGGCATCACCACCGCCATCGGCATCGGCGGCGACTCCTACCCGGTCACCGACTTCGTGGACTACCTTGAGCTTTTCGAAAAAGACCCGGACACCAAGGCCGTGGTCATCGTGGGCGAAATGGGGGGCAACCTCGAAGAAGGGGCCGCCGCATGGCTTGCCGCTAAACCGCGCCGCATCAAGCTGATCGGCGTTGTGGGCGGCTTCTGCCAGGAAAAACTCCCCAAGGGGATGAAGTTCGGCCACGCGGGCGCAAAAGAAGGAGCCCACGGCGAAGGCTCGGCCCGTTCCAAGGCGGAAGCGCTGAAAAAGGCCGGGGCCATCGTCCCTGAAACCTTCGGCGCGCTGGGACCGGCCATCAAGAAGGTGTATGAAGACCTGAAGGCCGTCGGCCAGACGACAAAAGTGGAAGACCTCGCGCCGTCCGAGCTGCCGCAGCTTCCCAGAAAGGTGGAAGAAGGGCTCAAGTCCGGCACCATCGCCGTGGAGCCGCTTTTCAAAAACACCATCACCGACGACCGCGGCGAAGAACCGCTTTACTGCGGCTATGCGGCCAGCGAGCTGATTAACGAGGGATACGACATTCCCCACGTCATCGGCCTGCTCTGGAACAAAAAGCTGCCCACCCCGCTGGAAGCGGAACTCATCAAGCGGATAATCATCCTCTCCGCCGACCACGGACCCGCCGTCTCCGGCGCGTTCGGCACCATTCTCGCCGCCTGCGCGGGGATCGGCCTGCCGCAATCCGTCGCCGCGGGCATGATCATGATCGGACCGCGCTTCGGCGGCGCGGTAACCGACGCGGCCGTCTATATGGATTACGGCCTGAGGAACTACCCGAACGACGTTCCCGGCTTCCTTGCCTATATGAAGAAGGAAGTGGGACCGGTTCCGGGCATCGGCCACCGCGTGAAGAGCCTCAAGAACCCCGACAAGCGGGTGGAGGAGATCATCCGGTTCGTGCGCGAGAACAAGATCACCTCGCCGCGCCTGGATTACGCCTTGAAGGTGCAAGCCATCACCACCACGAAGAAGGACAACCTGATCCTCAACGTGGACGGCACGATAGGCTGTGTGCTGCTCGACATGGGCTACCCGGTCGATTCGCTGAACGGCTTCTTCATGCTGGCGCGCACCATCGGCATGATCGGCCACTGGATAGACCAGAAGCGCAATCAGGGCCGCCTCATCCGCATGTACAACTACCTTATCAACTGGGCCGTCACCCCCCGGCGCCCGGTGCCGAAACTGCCGAAAAAATAA
- a CDS encoding S41 family peptidase — MEEKKSSWAVNAAKKFLKTVFYVVFAAFFFGAGLGLAAAWRTPAMAAESSYENLKVFAEVMALIQNYYVEEKSSKDLTKGAIHGLLRTLDPHSAYMDRDSYDARKQETEGQFGGLGIEITVRDNYVVIVAPIEDTPAERAGLMAGDKIIKIDGTVAKDMDIMDAVKRMRGKIGTPVKLNIYREQGDKTFDVEIVRAIVKVRSVKFGMIDNDTGYLRIVSFTAETSRDAQAALKDLKAKGMKLLVLDLRNDPGGLLKEAVEVSEQFIKEGEAIVSTRGRTSDQNSRFISRNSHADTETPVVVLINAGSASASEIVSGALKDHHRAVIVGVRSFGKGSVQTVRELSDGGGLSLTTARYYTPAGTMIHGVGIEPDVEVKLDMPPGTEQGPEPLREKDLMEHFNGTRDVRQDNLEKKKEKTAADKAKEKEKEKEPLRDPKKIFDMEKDNQLQKAVQILKDPSTYKHIKDQGGKKSA; from the coding sequence ATGGAAGAGAAAAAAAGTTCGTGGGCCGTTAACGCGGCAAAAAAGTTTCTTAAAACCGTTTTTTATGTGGTGTTTGCCGCATTCTTTTTCGGCGCCGGCCTTGGGCTGGCGGCGGCGTGGCGCACGCCCGCCATGGCGGCCGAAAGCTCCTATGAAAACCTCAAAGTTTTCGCCGAGGTAATGGCGCTGATCCAGAACTATTACGTCGAGGAAAAATCGAGCAAGGACCTGACCAAAGGGGCCATCCACGGCCTGTTGCGCACACTTGATCCGCACTCCGCTTATATGGACCGCGATTCCTACGACGCCCGGAAGCAGGAAACCGAAGGGCAATTCGGCGGCTTGGGGATCGAGATCACCGTGCGGGACAACTACGTCGTCATCGTCGCCCCCATTGAAGACACCCCGGCCGAGCGGGCGGGGCTGATGGCCGGCGACAAGATCATCAAGATCGACGGGACGGTGGCCAAGGATATGGATATTATGGATGCCGTGAAGAGAATGCGCGGCAAGATCGGCACCCCCGTCAAGCTGAACATCTACCGCGAACAGGGCGACAAGACCTTCGACGTGGAAATCGTCCGCGCCATCGTGAAGGTGAGGTCGGTGAAATTCGGCATGATCGATAACGACACCGGCTATCTCCGGATAGTGAGCTTTACCGCCGAAACTTCGCGCGATGCCCAGGCGGCCCTGAAGGACCTCAAGGCAAAGGGGATGAAACTGCTCGTCCTCGATTTGCGCAACGATCCGGGCGGCCTCCTGAAAGAGGCGGTGGAAGTATCCGAACAGTTCATCAAGGAAGGCGAAGCAATCGTCAGCACCCGCGGGCGCACGAGCGACCAGAACTCCCGCTTCATTTCGCGCAATTCCCACGCCGACACTGAAACGCCGGTCGTGGTGCTCATCAACGCCGGTTCCGCTTCGGCCTCCGAGATCGTCTCCGGCGCGCTGAAAGACCACCACCGCGCCGTCATCGTCGGGGTGCGGTCGTTCGGAAAGGGGTCGGTGCAGACTGTGCGTGAGTTGAGCGATGGCGGCGGCCTGAGCCTCACCACCGCGCGCTATTACACGCCGGCCGGCACCATGATCCACGGTGTCGGCATCGAGCCGGATGTTGAAGTGAAGCTGGACATGCCGCCCGGCACGGAACAGGGGCCGGAGCCGTTGCGTGAAAAAGACCTGATGGAGCACTTCAACGGCACCCGCGACGTGCGCCAGGACAACCTGGAAAAGAAGAAGGAAAAGACCGCCGCCGACAAGGCGAAGGAAAAGGAAAAAGAGAAGGAGCCGCTGCGCGATCCGAAGAAAATCTTTGACATGGAAAAGGATAACCAACTCCAAAAGGCCGTCCAGATTCTCAAGGATCCGTCCACCTACAAGCACATCAAGGATCAAGGGGGCAAGAAATCCGCCTGA
- the rny gene encoding ribonuclease Y — MSDIIIYAVIGAVGIGIGVGISLLIERNKAAEAKQKADQIINNARKEAASIVKDAKLESKDLILKARNEFDREVREAKKDREQADRRLQQRQSQLDKKMDQVEQREREMEKQEQDLRRQMDKSREAEGRYESLLQDQIRKLEHIAAMTQEEAKADLKERLLQTTRNECGILMKKIEEEAIAEANKKAQRIISIAIQRCAADTVAESTVSVVSLQGDEMKGRIIGREGRNIKAIEQATGVDLIIDDTPEAVILSSFDPIKREVARLSLERLIADGRIHPARIEDVVNKVRKDLDKVIVEAGEKAVMEVGADQVHPEIIKLLGRLKYRTSYSQNVLLHSVEVAFLAGMMAVELGLDPKVARRCGLLHDIGKAATHEIEGSHAAIGADFARRYNEKPIVVNAIGSHHEDIEAETVIATLVAAADSLSASRPGARTEMLEAYVKRLQQLEEIANSFKGVEKTFAIQAGREIRVTVVPETIGDGATFLLAKDIAKKIESEMSYPGEIKVTVIRETRVTEIAK; from the coding sequence ATGAGCGACATCATTATTTACGCGGTTATCGGCGCCGTGGGCATCGGCATCGGCGTCGGTATCAGTCTCCTGATCGAACGGAACAAAGCGGCCGAAGCCAAGCAAAAAGCCGACCAGATCATCAATAACGCCCGCAAAGAAGCGGCCAGCATCGTAAAAGACGCGAAGCTGGAATCCAAAGACCTCATCCTCAAGGCCCGCAACGAATTCGACCGCGAAGTGCGCGAGGCCAAAAAGGACCGCGAACAGGCCGACCGCCGCCTCCAGCAGCGCCAGAGCCAACTGGATAAAAAGATGGATCAGGTGGAGCAGCGCGAAAGGGAGATGGAGAAGCAGGAACAGGACCTCAGGCGCCAGATGGATAAATCGCGCGAGGCCGAAGGACGCTACGAATCGCTGCTGCAGGATCAGATACGCAAGCTGGAACACATCGCCGCCATGACGCAGGAAGAGGCCAAGGCCGACCTGAAAGAACGCCTGCTGCAGACCACCCGCAACGAGTGCGGCATCCTGATGAAGAAAATCGAGGAGGAAGCCATCGCCGAAGCCAACAAGAAGGCCCAGCGGATCATCAGCATCGCCATACAGCGCTGCGCCGCCGACACCGTGGCGGAATCGACCGTTTCGGTCGTCTCGCTGCAAGGCGACGAAATGAAGGGGCGCATCATCGGCCGCGAAGGACGCAACATCAAGGCGATCGAGCAGGCCACCGGCGTCGACCTCATCATCGACGATACCCCCGAAGCGGTCATTCTCTCCAGCTTCGATCCGATCAAGCGCGAAGTGGCCCGCCTTTCGCTGGAGCGCCTCATCGCCGACGGACGCATCCACCCCGCCCGCATCGAAGACGTTGTCAACAAGGTGCGCAAGGACCTGGACAAGGTCATCGTGGAAGCGGGCGAAAAGGCCGTCATGGAAGTGGGGGCCGACCAGGTTCATCCCGAAATCATCAAGCTGCTGGGACGCCTCAAGTACCGCACATCCTACTCGCAAAACGTGCTGCTCCACTCGGTGGAGGTGGCCTTCCTCGCCGGCATGATGGCGGTGGAGCTGGGGCTCGACCCGAAGGTCGCGCGGCGCTGCGGCCTGTTGCACGACATCGGCAAAGCGGCCACCCATGAAATCGAAGGCTCGCACGCCGCCATCGGCGCGGACTTCGCCCGGCGCTACAACGAAAAACCGATAGTGGTGAACGCCATCGGCAGCCATCACGAGGACATCGAGGCGGAAACCGTCATAGCCACCCTCGTGGCGGCGGCGGACAGCCTGTCGGCATCGCGCCCCGGGGCGCGCACCGAAATGCTGGAGGCCTATGTGAAACGCCTGCAGCAGCTTGAGGAAATCGCCAACTCCTTCAAGGGTGTGGAAAAAACCTTCGCCATACAGGCCGGCCGCGAGATACGCGTCACGGTGGTGCCCGAAACCATCGGCGACGGCGCGACCTTCCTGCTGGCAAAAGACATCGCCAAAAAAATCGAGAGCGAGATGTCCTACCCCGGCGAAATCAAAGTGACCGTCATACGCGAAACGCGCGTGACCGAAATAGCGAAATAG
- the tsaD gene encoding tRNA (adenosine(37)-N6)-threonylcarbamoyltransferase complex transferase subunit TsaD, translating into MLVLGIESSCDETAAAVVRDGVQVLSNVIASQHDRHQQYGGVVPELASRRHVENMPVIVREALGRAGVTLNDIDLFAVTRGPGLLGALLVGLSAAKGMAWALKKPLAPVHHLHGHVVAARFNYEIVYPHLCLLVSGGHTSLYKVDGPAKLTELAFTRDDAAGEAYDKVAKMLGLGFPGGPAVERAAKEGDEKAVPFTVPRVKGSALDFSFSGLKTAVREAMKKNPRVADVAASFQRVVTETLVAHTLRAAALHDFKEIVIAGGVAANGHLRAGMTKAGEEHGLRVVWPAPVYCTDNAAMIAAAGYFLYQENPDDPRWRDFNALDAVANLPIDTLAG; encoded by the coding sequence ATGCTGGTGTTGGGCATCGAAAGCTCGTGCGACGAAACCGCCGCGGCGGTGGTGCGGGACGGCGTCCAGGTGCTCTCGAACGTCATCGCAAGCCAGCACGACAGACACCAACAGTACGGCGGCGTGGTGCCGGAGCTGGCCTCGCGCCGCCATGTGGAGAACATGCCGGTCATCGTGCGCGAAGCGCTCGGCCGCGCGGGGGTGACGCTGAACGATATCGACCTCTTCGCCGTTACGCGAGGGCCGGGACTCTTGGGGGCGCTGCTCGTCGGCCTCTCCGCCGCGAAGGGGATGGCTTGGGCGTTGAAAAAACCGCTGGCGCCGGTGCATCACCTGCACGGGCATGTCGTGGCGGCGCGCTTCAATTACGAAATAGTCTATCCGCACCTCTGCCTGCTGGTCTCCGGCGGCCATACGTCGCTGTACAAAGTGGATGGCCCCGCAAAACTCACCGAGCTGGCATTCACGCGCGACGACGCGGCGGGGGAAGCGTACGACAAAGTGGCGAAGATGCTCGGCCTCGGCTTTCCCGGCGGCCCCGCGGTGGAACGCGCCGCGAAGGAAGGGGACGAAAAAGCGGTGCCGTTCACCGTGCCGCGGGTGAAAGGGAGCGCGCTCGATTTCAGCTTCAGCGGCCTGAAGACCGCCGTGCGCGAAGCGATGAAGAAAAACCCCCGCGTGGCGGATGTCGCCGCGTCGTTCCAGCGGGTGGTGACCGAAACGCTGGTGGCGCATACGCTGCGCGCGGCGGCGCTGCACGATTTTAAAGAGATAGTGATTGCCGGCGGCGTGGCGGCGAACGGCCACCTGCGCGCCGGAATGACAAAAGCGGGGGAGGAGCACGGCCTGCGGGTGGTCTGGCCCGCGCCGGTTTATTGCACCGATAACGCCGCGATGATCGCCGCCGCCGGTTATTTTCTATATCAGGAAAACCCCGATGACCCGCGCTGGCGCGATTTCAACGCCCTCGACGCCGTCGCCAATTTGCCGATAGACACGCTTGCGGGGTGA